The following are encoded together in the Bradymonas sediminis genome:
- a CDS encoding DUF2200 domain-containing protein, with the protein MKTTPEHNERMRTMTFAQVYPHYITKVEKKGRTQAELLEVIEWLTGFDAARLQALIEEEATFEEFFARADLNPNAELITGSICGYRVEEILNPVTRQVRYLDKLVDELAKGKKMDKILRAG; encoded by the coding sequence ATGAAGACGACGCCCGAGCATAATGAGCGGATGCGGACGATGACGTTCGCCCAAGTCTACCCGCACTATATCACCAAGGTCGAGAAGAAGGGCCGGACTCAGGCTGAGCTGCTTGAGGTCATCGAGTGGCTCACCGGCTTCGACGCGGCGCGGTTGCAGGCGCTAATCGAGGAGGAGGCGACCTTCGAGGAATTCTTCGCGCGGGCGGACTTAAACCCGAACGCCGAGCTGATTACGGGCTCGATTTGCGGCTACCGCGTCGAGGAGATTCTCAACCCCGTCACCCGCCAAGTCCGGTATCTGGACAAGCTCGTCGACGAGCTTGCCAAGGGGAAGAAAATGGACAAGATTCTTCGCGCGGGCTGA
- the cas6e gene encoding type I-E CRISPR-associated protein Cas6/Cse3/CasE, which produces MTDSKTLGAPLYMVQFWFSTRRLAELARALRLPLRHADTSYMVHCALGELFGTNAPGLYYVDVQHGPKKVDDGRDVRVLAYSELPGDALMELARGFASPMVYATCDFERMAAKPMPSHFAPGMRLGFELRACPVIRKASAGESPSGRRKWRRGQELDAFVARSWELDDPEVDLEREAVYREWLTGHFERSGAVRTRRISLERFSLDRFLRRHGPQASGKRKASTITRPAATFSGELEVLDAAQFGELLRRGIGRHKSFGFGMLKIRRA; this is translated from the coding sequence ATGACGGATTCTAAAACACTCGGCGCGCCGCTTTATATGGTGCAATTCTGGTTCAGCACGCGCCGACTCGCCGAGCTGGCGCGCGCGCTGCGGTTGCCGCTGCGCCACGCCGATACCTCATATATGGTGCATTGTGCGCTTGGCGAGCTTTTCGGCACGAACGCGCCGGGCTTGTATTATGTCGACGTGCAGCATGGGCCCAAGAAGGTCGATGACGGGCGTGATGTGCGTGTGTTGGCCTACTCGGAGCTTCCTGGCGATGCCCTGATGGAGTTGGCGCGCGGTTTTGCCAGTCCGATGGTCTACGCGACCTGCGATTTTGAGCGCATGGCCGCCAAGCCCATGCCCTCGCATTTCGCCCCGGGCATGCGCCTGGGGTTTGAGCTGCGCGCCTGTCCTGTCATTCGCAAAGCGTCGGCCGGAGAGTCCCCATCGGGGCGCAGAAAGTGGCGGCGCGGCCAGGAGCTCGACGCGTTTGTCGCCCGCTCCTGGGAGCTCGATGACCCCGAGGTCGACCTCGAGCGCGAGGCGGTTTACCGTGAATGGTTAACCGGGCATTTTGAGCGCAGCGGGGCGGTGCGGACGCGGCGGATTTCGCTGGAGCGCTTCTCGCTGGACCGGTTTTTGCGCCGCCACGGGCCCCAGGCCTCGGGCAAGCGCAAGGCCAGCACCATCACCCGGCCGGCCGCCACATTCAGCGGCGAACTCGAGGTGCTTGACGCGGCTCAATTTGGCGAGTTGCTGCGCCGCGGCATTGGCCGGCATAAGAGCTTTGGCTTTGGGATGCTTAAGATTCGGCGGGCCTGA
- the cas2e gene encoding type I-E CRISPR-associated endoribonuclease Cas2e: MAMTVAVTRNLPERFHGFLASCMLEVAPGVYVAPSMRKAIRERLWDVMLGWATLVPADGGIALFWKSKTAPSGLGLRMIGWPKKELVEHEGVWLTMRALTQAHDHDELEGLLEGAED; the protein is encoded by the coding sequence ATGGCCATGACCGTCGCCGTGACGCGAAATCTACCGGAGCGATTCCATGGGTTTTTAGCCTCCTGCATGCTCGAGGTCGCCCCGGGGGTGTATGTCGCGCCCTCGATGCGCAAGGCGATTCGAGAGCGCCTGTGGGATGTGATGTTGGGGTGGGCCACGCTGGTGCCCGCCGACGGGGGCATCGCTTTGTTCTGGAAGAGCAAGACCGCACCATCGGGGCTGGGCCTGCGCATGATTGGCTGGCCCAAAAAGGAGCTCGTCGAGCACGAGGGCGTTTGGCTCACGATGCGCGCGCTGACCCAGGCGCACGACCACGACGAGTTGGAAGGATTGTTGGAGGGCGCTGAGGACTAG
- a CDS encoding SDR family oxidoreductase yields the protein MRRRKIYILGGSGFLGREICRLVVAMGHEPVSVSRGGRPAIEEPWVEGVEWVQSNILGADGELGDWGSALAGCDALIHAVGIGEEDPASGQSFARLHRESVALAARKAAEMGVGKFVFISADQLPPGLPQGYLQTKLDAESDLQGVAIPTAILRPSFIHDGTLGLFGALAAMPTQSTEDLLETGEVSALQNWLLQTPGVRLEKVAMAALRAALQPETLGVLDPAEIDYLGDAMFIQ from the coding sequence ATGCGTCGTCGGAAAATTTATATACTCGGAGGCAGCGGTTTTTTGGGCAGAGAAATCTGTCGATTGGTCGTTGCGATGGGGCATGAGCCGGTGTCGGTATCGCGTGGCGGGCGCCCGGCGATCGAGGAGCCGTGGGTGGAGGGCGTCGAATGGGTGCAATCTAATATTCTGGGCGCCGATGGCGAGCTGGGTGATTGGGGCAGCGCCCTGGCCGGCTGTGACGCGCTGATCCACGCGGTGGGCATCGGCGAAGAAGACCCGGCGAGCGGGCAGAGCTTCGCGCGCCTGCACCGCGAGTCGGTCGCGCTGGCGGCGCGCAAAGCGGCCGAGATGGGGGTGGGAAAATTCGTGTTTATCTCGGCGGATCAACTCCCGCCCGGCCTGCCCCAGGGCTATCTGCAGACCAAGCTCGACGCCGAGTCGGACCTGCAAGGCGTGGCGATCCCAACGGCGATCTTGCGCCCGTCGTTTATCCACGACGGCACCCTCGGCCTCTTCGGCGCGCTGGCCGCCATGCCGACCCAGAGCACCGAAGATTTGCTGGAAACCGGCGAGGTCAGCGCCCTGCAAAATTGGCTCCTGCAAACCCCGGGCGTGCGCCTGGAGAAGGTCGCCATGGCGGCGCTTCGCGCGGCCTTACAGCCCGAGACCCTGGGCGTTTTGGACCCCGCCGAGATCGATTATCTGGGGGACGCGATGTTTATTCAGTAG
- a CDS encoding DUF6261 family protein produces the protein MDFSKMLNLRTMDNGSQRHVLDQMSADLAALGLPRLDGLHADALAANERANEANLRWLNQKELNETARSDARSIDHELDRQLGSLHTILKTYAEMPAGGPASTQARTVIDALFARGVAPYTTLSFNEEHNQVRALIATLRAEYTAELAAVGVSALVDQLEVINTEYGEALSRGVERISFEKVSTLREQADQLFHKFLLALIGELVDQPDILAQRLKPLYIQQKRVAEYFKRYKSIPTVDPQTGETPETPVERAEPLPLLGDAP, from the coding sequence ATGGATTTCAGCAAGATGCTTAATTTGCGCACGATGGACAACGGCAGCCAACGCCACGTGCTCGACCAAATGAGTGCGGACCTCGCCGCGCTCGGCCTGCCCCGCCTCGACGGCCTGCACGCCGACGCTCTCGCGGCCAACGAGCGCGCAAACGAGGCGAACCTGCGCTGGCTCAACCAAAAGGAGCTCAACGAGACCGCGCGCAGCGACGCGCGTAGCATCGACCACGAACTCGACCGCCAGCTCGGAAGCCTGCATACCATCCTGAAAACCTACGCTGAGATGCCCGCCGGCGGCCCCGCGTCCACCCAGGCCCGCACCGTGATCGACGCGCTTTTTGCGCGCGGCGTGGCCCCCTACACCACCCTGAGCTTCAACGAAGAGCATAACCAGGTCCGCGCGCTTATCGCCACGCTGCGCGCCGAATACACCGCCGAATTGGCCGCCGTCGGCGTGAGCGCGTTGGTCGACCAGCTCGAGGTGATCAACACGGAATACGGCGAGGCGCTCAGCCGGGGTGTTGAGCGCATTAGCTTCGAGAAGGTCTCGACGCTGCGCGAACAGGCTGACCAGCTCTTCCACAAATTCCTGCTCGCCCTGATCGGCGAGCTGGTCGACCAGCCCGACATCCTCGCGCAGCGGCTCAAACCGCTTTATATTCAGCAAAAACGCGTCGCGGAGTATTTTAAACGCTATAAATCAATCCCCACCGTCGACCCTCAAACCGGAGAGACGCCCGAGACGCCCGTTGAGCGCGCCGAGCCGTTGCCGCTGCTCGGCGACGCCCCCTGA
- a CDS encoding DUF1801 domain-containing protein gives MAKKNKTTQTDVDVFEFIESYVDKEQKKEDSHELIRLMTQWSGFEPKMWGPTIIGFGSYHYKYASGHEGDAAMLGFSPRKAQFSLYVYSDTEKSQRLLEDLGKFKMGKACIYIKKLSDINVEVLKELCIKTIAYLNEHHECACHT, from the coding sequence ATGGCGAAGAAAAATAAGACGACCCAGACCGACGTCGATGTCTTTGAGTTCATCGAGTCCTATGTCGACAAAGAGCAGAAAAAAGAGGACAGCCACGAGCTGATTCGGCTGATGACGCAGTGGTCCGGCTTCGAGCCGAAGATGTGGGGGCCGACGATTATCGGCTTTGGCAGCTACCATTATAAATACGCCAGCGGGCACGAGGGGGACGCGGCGATGCTCGGCTTCTCGCCGCGCAAAGCCCAGTTCTCGCTCTATGTCTACTCGGACACCGAGAAGAGCCAGCGCCTCCTGGAGGACCTGGGAAAATTCAAAATGGGCAAGGCGTGCATCTATATAAAAAAGCTCTCAGACATCAATGTCGAGGTCTTAAAAGAGCTGTGCATAAAGACCATCGCCTACCTCAACGAGCATCACGAATGCGCCTGCCATACATAA
- the cas5e gene encoding type I-E CRISPR-associated protein Cas5/CasD, with amino-acid sequence MDILLMRLQAPLLSFGAPIIDRHGVIQAYPAQSMICGLLANALGYHHRDAELLQRLQERIVYASRQDRKGERVRDYQTVAMGQDFMLDERAWTTRGQLEERGGGNKTGTHIRLRDYWADAAHTVAVTLTPADEAPTIEALAEALQRPARPLFIGRKTCAPSEPIYLGRTQAESLLDALKAAPLARGVSTPARCEAWWPSSASADEAPGIFRQPVTDQRDWANQIHVGQRWVARGHLMIGHSKE; translated from the coding sequence ATGGATATTCTATTGATGCGGCTGCAAGCGCCGCTGTTAAGCTTTGGCGCGCCGATCATTGACAGGCACGGCGTTATTCAAGCCTATCCCGCCCAGTCGATGATCTGCGGGCTTCTGGCCAACGCGCTGGGCTATCACCACCGCGACGCCGAGCTCCTGCAGCGTTTGCAGGAGCGAATCGTCTACGCCTCGCGCCAGGACCGAAAGGGCGAGCGCGTGCGGGATTATCAGACGGTGGCGATGGGGCAGGATTTTATGCTCGATGAGCGCGCCTGGACGACCCGCGGCCAATTGGAGGAGCGCGGCGGGGGCAATAAAACCGGCACGCATATCCGGCTGCGTGACTATTGGGCCGACGCGGCGCATACGGTGGCCGTCACGCTCACGCCCGCAGACGAGGCGCCCACGATTGAAGCGCTGGCCGAGGCGCTGCAACGCCCGGCGCGCCCGTTATTTATTGGGCGAAAGACCTGCGCGCCCTCGGAGCCGATTTATCTGGGCCGCACTCAGGCCGAGAGCCTGCTCGACGCGCTCAAGGCGGCCCCGCTGGCCCGCGGGGTGTCGACGCCGGCGCGGTGTGAGGCCTGGTGGCCCAGCTCGGCCAGCGCCGACGAGGCGCCCGGCATCTTTCGCCAACCCGTCACCGACCAGCGCGACTGGGCCAACCAGATTCACGTCGGCCAGCGCTGGGTGGCGCGCGGACACCTTATGATTGGACATTCCAAGGAGTAG
- the cas7e gene encoding type I-E CRISPR-associated protein Cas7/Cse4/CasC — MTDAKFLQIHTLTSYPGTLLNRDDAGFAKRMPFGGATRTRVSSQCLKYHWRNFDGEGALYKMEFEEPVRSIRSRTTFRDLVAKPMIERGLPERLVVATVETFVQRLMSDDAPSAADYKASLMSASSPEEPLIDRLKTNQVTIFGEPELRYIIKASAELIAEMKPELGELWENPAMKLSKEQVKVVTDTLGKLKKGDLKKNIKGMKLASGLDAALFGRMVTSDVLSRGDAAIHVAHAFTVHEEASESDYFAAIDELRRDSGELGGGHINSSELTSGLYYGYTVIDVPLLISNLEGCAREDWKSADRTLAAQVVERFVKLQATVSPGAKLGSTAPYAWAECVLVEAGSAQPRTLANAFRRPVREQPDVLENAYQALGSYVHGIDQMYGHSGERRLSVSSDAAGLADALGVEAPVSLPNSAQWAAEMVKG, encoded by the coding sequence ATGACCGACGCCAAATTCTTGCAGATCCACACCCTTACCTCGTACCCCGGCACGCTCCTAAACCGCGACGACGCTGGCTTCGCCAAGCGCATGCCCTTCGGCGGGGCGACCCGCACGCGGGTGTCCTCGCAATGCCTGAAATATCATTGGCGAAATTTCGACGGCGAGGGCGCGCTCTATAAAATGGAGTTCGAGGAGCCGGTGCGCTCAATCCGCTCGCGCACGACCTTCCGTGACCTGGTCGCCAAGCCCATGATCGAGCGTGGCCTGCCGGAGCGCCTGGTCGTGGCGACCGTCGAGACCTTCGTGCAGCGGCTCATGTCGGACGATGCGCCCTCGGCGGCTGATTATAAAGCCTCCCTTATGTCCGCCAGTAGCCCGGAAGAACCACTGATCGACCGTCTTAAGACCAACCAGGTCACGATCTTCGGTGAGCCGGAGCTGCGCTATATTATCAAGGCGTCGGCCGAGCTGATCGCCGAGATGAAGCCTGAGCTTGGCGAGCTGTGGGAGAACCCGGCGATGAAGCTGAGCAAGGAGCAGGTCAAGGTGGTCACGGACACCCTGGGGAAGCTGAAAAAGGGTGACCTTAAAAAGAATATTAAGGGGATGAAGCTGGCCTCCGGGCTCGACGCGGCGCTTTTCGGGCGCATGGTCACCAGCGATGTGTTGAGCCGCGGGGATGCCGCGATTCACGTCGCCCACGCGTTCACGGTGCACGAGGAGGCCAGCGAGAGCGATTATTTCGCCGCCATCGACGAGCTTCGTCGCGACAGCGGTGAGTTGGGCGGCGGACATATCAATAGCTCGGAGCTCACCAGCGGGTTGTATTACGGTTATACCGTCATCGACGTGCCCCTTTTGATCTCGAACCTGGAGGGCTGCGCGCGCGAGGATTGGAAGAGCGCTGACCGTACGCTGGCCGCCCAGGTCGTCGAGCGATTCGTCAAGCTTCAGGCGACGGTGTCGCCGGGGGCAAAGCTCGGCTCGACCGCGCCCTATGCCTGGGCCGAATGTGTGTTGGTCGAGGCCGGCTCCGCCCAGCCGCGCACGCTGGCTAACGCGTTCCGTCGCCCGGTGCGCGAGCAGCCCGACGTGCTTGAGAACGCCTACCAGGCCCTCGGCAGCTATGTCCACGGCATCGACCAGATGTACGGGCACAGCGGCGAGCGTCGTCTGTCGGTGAGCTCCGATGCCGCCGGTCTGGCGGACGCGCTCGGCGTCGAGGCGCCGGTGTCGCTTCCCAATAGCGCGCAGTGGGCCGCCGAAATGGTCAAGGGGTGA
- the cas1e gene encoding type I-E CRISPR-associated endonuclease Cas1e, with protein sequence MLKGRLGLETARVPHVDRHGLLWLGRGKLTVQNGNLVFSTAGTDALARGVYDLPFQTISNILLGPGCLVSHDALRLLARHQTGLLAVGTNGVRVYATSMPPGPDHSRLAREHARVWADPEARIQITRRMYAMRLGEYLPHRDLNALRGVEGHRMKQVYKNLAEQFGVKWSGRSFDRNNPENDNDINTAINHAATAMYASARIAVALTGTIPQLGFIHEASGHAFALDIADLFRANTTLPIAFGAVKQFQRREGDKLERITRTRAGRTLQQKKVIAKMIDAIKELIEESESPEG encoded by the coding sequence ATGCTGAAGGGGCGACTCGGGCTTGAAACCGCGCGCGTGCCGCACGTCGACCGCCACGGTCTATTATGGCTGGGGCGGGGAAAGTTGACGGTTCAAAATGGCAATCTGGTCTTTTCGACCGCGGGCACCGACGCGCTCGCCCGCGGCGTGTATGACCTGCCGTTTCAGACCATCTCCAATATTCTTCTCGGCCCAGGCTGTCTGGTTAGCCATGATGCCCTGCGGCTGCTCGCTCGCCATCAAACGGGCCTTTTGGCGGTGGGCACCAACGGGGTTCGCGTCTATGCGACGAGCATGCCGCCGGGGCCCGACCACTCGCGCCTGGCCCGCGAGCACGCGCGGGTGTGGGCCGACCCGGAGGCGCGCATCCAGATCACCCGCAGGATGTACGCCATGCGCCTGGGCGAGTATTTGCCGCATCGCGACCTGAATGCGCTGCGGGGGGTCGAAGGCCACCGCATGAAGCAGGTCTATAAAAACCTCGCCGAGCAATTTGGGGTGAAGTGGTCTGGGCGAAGTTTCGACCGAAATAACCCCGAAAATGACAACGATATCAACACCGCCATCAATCACGCGGCGACCGCGATGTACGCCTCGGCGCGCATCGCGGTGGCGTTGACCGGGACGATTCCGCAGTTGGGGTTTATCCACGAGGCCAGCGGCCACGCATTTGCGCTGGATATCGCGGACCTTTTTAGGGCCAATACGACGTTGCCCATCGCGTTTGGGGCCGTCAAACAATTCCAGCGGCGCGAGGGCGACAAGCTCGAGCGCATCACTCGCACGCGCGCCGGGCGCACGCTGCAGCAGAAGAAGGTCATCGCCAAGATGATCGACGCGATAAAGGAGCTCATTGAAGAGTCGGAGAGCCCCGAGGGCTGA